The DNA sequence CGCCGACCGGGCACTCGCCACGGCTGGCAGCGATCCGCTACTGGCCGGGTCGGCGGCGGTGCCGCTCGCACAGGCGCTGCGCGGGCTGGGCCAGAGCCGGCTGGCGATGACCACGGCGGTCGCCGCCGCCGACCGGGTCGCCGCATCCACCAATGGGAAGGCGAGACCGGGTTCCCGGGCGGTGTACGGGACGTTGCTGCTGCAGGCCGGGTTGGCCGCCGCCGGCTGCGGCGACACTCACAGTGTCGGTGAGCTGCTCCGGCAGGCCGAAGGCGTCGCCGCGCGGATCGGCGACGGGCAGGACTACCGGACGGCGAGCTTCAGCCCGGCGGCCGTCGAGCTGGCGCACATCGTGGCGGCGGTGGAGGCGGGCGATGCCCGGCAGGCGGTACGCCGACACGAGACAGCCACCCAGCAGCAGGCATGGCGTGGGCTGCCGGCCGAACACCGGGCGGCGTACCTGGTGGACGCCGCACGCGCGTACCTCGACGTCGGTGACTTCACGGCGGCGGGACGCTGGCTCGTCGAGGCGGACCGCGTCGCACCGGCTGAAATCCGCTGCCGGCCTGCCGCCCGTACCGTCGTGGCTGAGATCGCCCGGTGCGGACCGCAGCTCGCCGGCGTCGGCCGGCTGGCGACGGCGCTCGGGCTGACGAGATCTGGAAACGAGGGAACCTCCATGACCCTCATCCGGCCGGTTTGAGGGTCATGGAGGTTCCCTCGGCAGCTGCAGCCGCTGCGAGATCGCCGCTAACCGGGGGGCGGGCCGTAGCCGGGCGGCGGTGGGTTGTAGTAGCCGGGCCGGACCTGATACCCGGACGGCGGACCGTACCCCGGCGGGGGCGGAGCGCCATAGCCGGAGTACGGGGGCGGCGGACCGTAACCGGGGGGCGGGGCGCCGTAGCCGGGGAACGGGGGTGGGCCGTAGCCGGGCGGAGTACCCGGCCCGGCGCCTGGCCAGCCCGGGTAGCCGGCGAACATCGGCGGCGGAGGGGGCGGTGGCGCGGTGAGCACCACCGGGATCGGCACCACCGGCTCATCCGGCGCGGGCACCTGCCGCTGGCTGCCGTCCGGGAAGGTGATCTGGTAGTCCGCCCCGTTCCACAGCGCGTGCGGCGCCTGCGGGTCCCGGCCGACGAACGCCTGCCGGTAGCCGGCCAGCGCGGTCAGCAGCCGCTGCTCCTCCTTGGCGTGCCGAGCCAGCTCCTTCGGTTTGCTCTCCAGGCCGCGCAGCAGGCCGTCGCGCAGCAGCGCCAGCTTGGTGGCGGCGGCCTGGAAGTCGCGCATCGCCCGTACGCCCGGCTCGCCGGCCACCCGGCTGGCCCAGCGGCGCGCCGAGTGTCGCCGGCCCAGGCTGCCCAACGCCGCTACCTCCGGCGGGGTGAACCAGCCGGCCCGGACGTAGTCGGGCAGCACCCGCTCGGTCAGCCGTCCTTCCCAGCTGCGCAGCCACACCGCCAGGCCGACCATGCCGAAGAAGATCGGCACCATCAAGCCGATGTAGCCGTACAGCAGGATCAGGGTCTGGCCGGTCGCCTCGACCAGCGTCGGGATCAGGTTCCAGGCCCCGTGCAGCATCATCGCCAGCAGCAGCCCGGCGGTCGGCGCGAGCACCCGGATCCGCCGGTCGGCGCTGCGCGCGGCCACCCCGAGACCGACACCGGCCATCGAGGTGAACAGCGGGTGGGCGAAGCCGGTGAACAGGATCCGGACGATGAAGATGGCGAAGACGTTCTGCGCGCCGGTCGCCGGGCCGTACTGCTCGGCGCCGGCGGCGTAGCCGTATCCGCCGAGGTAGAGGATGTTCTCCACCATCGCGAAGCCGATCGCGGACATGCCGCAGTAGACGATCCCGTCGGTGATGCCGGACCATTCGCGGCGGCGGGTCAGCAGCAGCAGGATCGGGCCGAGGGTCTTGGTCAGCTCCTCGATGAACGGCGCCACCAGCACCGCCACCAGCGCTTCCGAGTAACCCAGGTTGTAGAGCAGATCCGCCGAGAAGTTGTTCACGTTCAGCGAGGCGTACGTGGAGACGAACGCCCCCCAGGCGAAGCAGAAAGCGAGGTAGCGCACCGGCTCCGGTTCGTACCGGTCCAGCCACAGGAAACAGGCGACCAGCACCGGTACGGGCAGCACCGCCGCGATGACGCCGACGGTCAACGCGACCGGGCCGAGCGCGGTGCCGAGGTAGACCAGGATGGCGACGCCGCAGCCGGCGATCAGCACCACGATGCCGGCCAACGCCAGCCAGCGCAGCCAGACGCTACGCCGCAGCCGACCGGCCGGCACGACCCCGTCCGCCGACTCCGCTGGCGCGGCCGCTGGGGCCACGGTTGGCGGGTCCGCCGCAGCTACTGGCTCCGCTGCGGTTGGCGGGTCGGCCGCAGCTACTGGCTCCGCTGCGGTTGGCGGGTCGGCCGGAGACACCGGCTCCGCCGACGTCTGCGGAGCTGGCTGCTCGGGCGGAGATACCGCGTCCACCGGTTCGGTCGGATCGGTCGAATCCGCCGCAGGGCGGGAGCCGGATGGACCACCGGGGACAGTGTCGGACATTGGGCTAGCGTAGCCAGCACCGACCAACGGCGGGCAGCGTGTCGCCCGGCCGGTCATTCCGGGCCGTCGCGCCCGAACGCCTCACTGACCATCTCCTCGACCGCGCCCGCTTCGGTGCCGCTGGCCCGGACCAGGTCGCTCGCGGTAGCCCTGACCTGGGCGACCACCACGCTGCCGTTGAACCCCACACCTGCGTCGTACGCCGCACCGGCGCACCTGGCTGCGTCCAACGCCCGACGCCGGGTGTGCACCGGATCGGTGCCGGCGTCGAGCTCGTGGCGCAGGATGCGCACCGCGTCGCCGAGGTGGCAGACCGCCTCCGGCAGGGCGCGCGGCACCGGCTCGTCCTCAGTCAGGAGGGAGACCACCCGGCGGGTCAGCACCCGGGAGTTGCGCAGCCCACGGGTGACGTACTCGGCGCTCTCGGCGTACTGGGCCAGTGGGCCGCGGGCTCGCCAGCGCGCTGGCGCCAGGACCGCCGTCTCGTGTCCCGCCTCGACCGCGTCGCGGAATTCGGACAGTTCCTTCTCCGCTTCGTGCAGCCGCTTCGAGGCGGCCTCGGCCCGGCGGCGGTCCCGCCCGGCCAGTGCCTTGCCGCTGAGGATCAGCATGTCGGACAGCACGTCCAACGCCGGGTCGGCGGCGCGGCGCACGATGACCAGTGGGTTGAGTGGCAGCAGCAGGATCAGCACCACCAGCCCGATCAGCCCGCCGACCAGGGCGTCGATGAACCGGTCCGGGTAGAGGCTCTCTGTCTGCGGGGTGAGGGTGGCGACCAGCACCCCGGACGACGCGGCCTGGGTGACCAGCGCGGCACCGCTGCCCAGGAAGACGGCGACCATCACCGCGAGCGGCACGATCAGCAGCAGCTGCCAGGTGCCGGTGCCGATGGTGATGATGATCAGATCGCCGATGGCGATCCCGACCGCGACGCCGACCACCAGTTCGGCGGCGCGTTTCAGCCGCTGCCCGATCGAGGCGCTGAGGATGATCACCGCTGAGATCGGGGCGAAGAAGGGCAGCGGGTGGCCGATCACCCGACGGGCGATGAACCAGGCCAGCGCCGCCGCCAGGCCGGCCTGCAGGGCGAGTACGAGGTTGGCGCGGACCCGTTCCGACCGCTCCCGGACCTCGATGGAGACCCGGCTACGGGTCAGCGTGAGCAGCCCGGTGAGGCGGGGTGCCGCCGCCGCGCGTGGTGGCTTCCCGGCGTCGGCCATGCGGGCAGCGTACCGAGCAATTTGCGGCTTATGGCGTTATTGCCCATCCGGTCACGCCCGAGGTGGCCGGTCCGGTGCCGCGCTGGCTAGCCTGCGAAGATGTCCGACCTCATCGAGGCCCTCCGTGCGGCGCTGCCCGACGGCGCGGTGCTCACCGACCCCGACCTGCTGCGCGGCCACCAGCGCGACGAGGCCGACCTGTGCGCCGCCGGCACCCCGGCCGTCGTGGTCCGGCCCCGGACGACCGCCGAGGTGGTCGCCACCGTCGGCGTCGCCAACCGGTACGGCGTACCGGTGGTGCCGCAGGGGGCGCGGACCGGGCTGGCCGGCGCGGCGAACGCGGTCGACGGCGCGGTGGTGCTCTCCACCGCCGCGATGGACCGGATCGTCGACGTCGACCCGGTCAACCGCACCGCCGTCGTCCAGCCCGGCGTGGTCAACGCCACCCTGGCCGCCGAGGTGGCCCGGCACGGGCTGCGCTACCCGCCGGACCCCGGCTCGTGGGAGTCGTCCACCATCGGCGGCAACGTGGCCACCAACGCCGGCGGCATGTGCTGCGTCAAGTACGGCGTGACCGGCGAGTACGTCATCGGGCTCGAAGTGGTGCTGGCCAGCGGCGAGGTGCTGCGCACCGGCCGGCGTACCGCCAAGGGGGTCGCCGGCTACGACCTGACCCGGCTCTTCGTCGGCTCCGAAGGCACCCTCGGGGTGATCACCGAAGTGACCGTCGCGTTGCGGCCGGCCGCCGACGCCTCGCTCACCCTGGTCGCCGTCTTCGACTCCACCGCCGCGGCCGGCACCGCCGTCGCCGGCATCGCCTCCGGCGGGCTCAGCCCCAGCCTGCTGGAGCTGCTGGACCGCACCCACCTGCAGGCGATCGAGGCGTACCGGCCGATGGGGTTGCGCACCGACGCCGCCGCGCTGCTGCTCGCCTCGGTCGACACCGGCACCGCCGCCGGCACCGACCTGGACCGGATCGCGCAGGTGTGCACCGCCGCCGGCGCCGCCGAGGTGTACGCCGCCAGCGACGCTGTCGAGGCCGCCGCCCTGCTGCAGGCCCGCCGGCTGGCCCACCCGGCGATGGAACGCCTCGCCGCGCAGACCTTCCCCGCCGGCAACGGCGGGCTGATCATCGACGACGTGGCGGTGCCCCGCTCGGCACTGGCCCGGATGCTCGACGGCGTCGAGGCGATCGCCGCCGAACACGCCGTACCGATCGGCGTCGTCGGGCACGCCGGCGACGGCAACCTGCACCCGAACATCGTGGTCGACCGGGCCGACCCGGACAGCCTGACGCGCGGCCGGTCGGCCTTCGACGCGATCATGCGACTCGGGCTGGACCTCGGCGGCACCTGCACCGGCGAGCACGGGGTCGGCCTGCTCAAACGCGACTGGTTGGCCGAGGAGATCGGCCCGGTCGGCATGCGGGTGCACCGCGCCATCAAGCAGGCGCTGGACCCGACCGGCCTGTTCAACCCCGGCAAACTGCTCTGACCTTCAGTCGGCCGGCAGACCGGAGTCGGTCGGCAGACCCAGCCGGCCCGACGGATCAGCCGGTCGGCAGGCCGGAGTCGGTCGGCCAGTCCACGCCCCGGTCGGCGGCGAAGCCACGGACGTCCGCCGCGCCGAGCCGAGCCGCGTCGGCGGTCGCGTCGTCCGGCATCCGCTGCGACTGCAGCTCCGCCGCCACCCGGGCCCGGTAGTGCTCCACCTCGCGGTCTCGCACCGCGTCGTCCCAGCCGAGTACCCGGCCCATCACCTCGGCGGCGTGCCCGGCCGAGTCGTTGCCCCGGTGCGGCGTCTCGATCGAGATCCGGGTCCGCCGGGTCAGCACGTCGTCCAGGTGCAGCGCACCTTCGGCGCGGGCCGCGTACGCGATCTCGACGGCCAGGTACTCGGGTGCGCCGGGCACCGGGCTGGCCAGCAGCGGATCGTCGTCGATCATCGCCAGCAGCTCCACCGCGAGGGTGCCGTACCGCTCCAGCAGATGCTCCAGCACCCCGCCTGGTACGCCATGCCGGCGGGCCACGTCGGCCCGGTCCCGCCACATCGCGGCGAACCCGTCGGCACCGAGCAGCGGCAGGTCGGCGGTCCGCGACGGCCGGGACACCCCGAGCCGGGCCGCCGCCCGGTCCACCACGTCCGCGGCCATCACCCGGTACGTCGTGTACTTGCCACCGGCCACCAACAGCAGACCCAGCATCGGCTCCACCACGGCGTGCTCCCGGGACAGCCGCGACGTCGAGTCCGCCTCACCGGACAGCAGTGGCCGCAGCCCGGCGTACACCCCTTCGATGTCGCGCGGCGTCAACGGCCGGTCCAGCACCGTGTTCACCTGATCGAGCAGGTAGCCGATGTCGCGCTCGGAGGCGGCCGGGTGGGCGCGGTCGAGCCGCCAGTCGGTGTCCGTGGTGCCGATGATCCAGTGCCCGCCCCAAGGCAGCACGAACAGCACCGAGGTGGCGGTACGCAGGATCAGCCCGGCCTCGCCGGTGATCGCCGACCGGGGCACCACCAGATGCACGCCCTTCGACGCGCGTACCCGCAGACCGGGCCGGACCCCGACGTCGCCGAGCATCCGCGACACGTCGTCGCTCCACACCCCGGTGGCCGCGATGACGGTACGGGCGCGTACCTCGAACTCGGCGTCCGGGTCACCGGGCCGGGCCTCCATGTCCCGGACCCGCACCCCGGTCACCTCGCGGGCCTGGCGCAGCAGGCCGACGGCGCGGGCGCTGGTCACCACGGCCGCGCCGAGGCTGGCCGCGGTCCGCGCCAGGGTGACCACCAGCCGGGCGTCGTCGACCTGACCGTCGTAGTAGCGCACGGCGCCGGCGACGACGTCCGACCGCAGGCTGGGAAAGACCCGCCGGGCGCCTTCGCGGGACAGGTGCCGGTGCAGCGGCATCCCCCGACCGCCGCCGAACACCCCGGCGAACGCGTCGTACGCGGCGACCCCGGTGCCGTAGTAGGCCCGCCGCCAGATCCGGCCGGGCAGCGCCCGTGGCCCGCTGGCGCCGCCCTGCGGCAGCGGAACCAGGATCGGGACCGGCCGGACCAGGTGCGGGGCGATCCGGGTGGCCAGCAGGCCACGCTCGGTCAACGCCTCGTGCACCAGCCCGAACTCGAGCTGCTCCAGATAGCGCAGCCCGCCGTGGATCAGTTTGCTGGACCGGCTTGACGTGCCGGCGGCGTAGTCGCGGGCCTCGACCAGCGCCACCTTCAGCCCACGGGACGCGGCGTCGAGGGCGGCGCCGACGCCGGTCACCCCACCCCCGATCACCAGTACGTCGAACCGCTCGCCACGAAGGCGGCGCAGATCGGCGGCGCGGCGGGTCACGGACAGTTGGCCGGCGGCGTACCGGGAGACGGCAGGGTCACGCACCTCTCCACCGTATCCGGCCGCCTAGGGTGGCGGACATGACGCAGCCGCCCGGTCATCCCGGCTATCCGTATCCCGGTCAGCCCTACCCGATGCCGCCGCCGTACCCGATGCAGCCGCCCGCTGCCGGGCCGCCGCCGGCCAGCGTGTGGCCGACGGTCGCCGCAGTGGCGATCGCGATCTGGTCGGTCGGTGTGACGGTGTTCGCGCAGACCGGCGGCTGGCTGACCGACCAGGTCCTGCTGGCCAGTGGGCTGCCCACCCCGGCGGTGGTCTGGCCGCTGATCGCATTCGGCAACGCACTGCTGGTCGGCGTACCCACCATGCTGCTGGCGCTGGTGCCCCGGTCACCGGCCGTGCGGGCGACCGGCCGGGCCTGGCTGGTCGCCGCGTTCGCCCTCGCCGGTTTCGGGCTGCTGCGGGCCGTACCGACCGTCCACCACGAGCTGTACCTGGCCGCGCTCACCGCGCTCGCCGCCGGCGGCGCCGCCGGGCTGCGGGCGCTGCGGCGCCGGGCCGAGCCGAGCGAGGCCGAGCCAGCTCAGGCCGAGCCAGCTCAGGCCGAGCCAGCTCAGGCCGAGCCGGCTCAGCCCGGCCAGGCCGAGCCAGGTCAGGTTCAGTCAGCTCAGGCCGAGCCAGGTCCGGTTCAGCAGGGCAAGGCGGACCGGACGGCCGCTGTCCTGATCGCCGTCGCGGCCGGGCTGGTCATGCTGCTGCCCTGGTTGTGGGTCGGTGCGCTGGGCGGCGCGGTGGAGACGGCACTCGCCGTCGCCGCAGCGGCCGCGATCGGCTGGTACGCCGCCGAACTGCTGCCCCGCCGGTTCTGGACGGCGATCGGCGCCGGTCCGCAGGGGCGTTCAGCGGTGCGCACCATCCTGCTCGGCGGGACGGTGGCCGGAGTCGGGCTGCTGCTGCTCGCCGCTGGCGTCGGCCAGCCCGGCGGGCAGCTGGCCGCGATCCTGGTGCTGCCCCCGATCGGGTACGCGGCCGCGGCGATCGGCTGGGCCGCCGACCGGTCCAGCGCGCCGGTCGGCGTACTGGCCGGGCTGTCCGTCGCCGGACCGCTGGCCCTGCTCGACCCGGAAGAGGTCTCGCTGCTCCTGGCCATCGGCCGTGACCTGCCGTTCTGGGCGGCGGTCGGTGCCGGCGTCGGGCTGGCCCTGGCGCTCGCGTTGGGCCTCGGACTCGGCTTCGGTCTCGGTTGGCGGCGGGCGGGTCGACCGCCACGGCTGGCGGGTCGACCACTGCGGTCGGTGGCGGCGGCCACCGTCGCGGCGCTGGCGGTGGCCGGGGGCGCCGTGCACCTCGCCGTCGGGCAGCCGGGGCTGCACGGCGAACGGCTGTTCGTGATGCTGCGGGAACAGGCCGATCTGTCCGACGTGCCGCGCGGCACCGGACCGCAGGCCCGCGACGAACGGGTCCGCACGGTCTTCCAACGGCTGGTCGACACCGCCGAGGCCAGCCAGGCCGACCTGCGCGACGATCTGGACCGGTGGGGGCTGTCCTACACGCCGTACTACCTGGTCAACGCGATCGAGGTGGACGCCGGGCCGGCGCTGCGGCCCTGGCTGACCCGGCGGGACGACGTCGACCGGGTGCTGATCAGTCAGCAACTGCGGCCGCTGCCGGCCACGGTCGAGCCCGAACGGGGCGAGCAGCCCGCTCCGCGTACCCCGCCGTGGAACATCACCATGCTCGGTGCCGAACGGGTCTGGACGGAGCTCGGCGTCGACGGCGCCGGCATCGTGGTCGGCGCCTCGGACTCCGGGGTGGACGGCGAGCATCCGGCGCTGGCGGACGGGTTCCGGGGCGGCGACGACTCCTGGTTCGACCCGTGGAACGGCACCGGTACGCCGACCGACAACAACGGACACGGCACCCACACGCTCGGCTCGGCCGTCGGCGACACCTCGATCGGGGTCGCGCCGGGCGCGTCCTGGGTCGGCTGTGTCAACCTGGACCGCAACCTCGGCAACCCGGCACGCTACCTGGACTGCCTGCAGTTCATGCTGGCCCCGTTCCCGACCGGGGGCGACCCGTTCGCCGACGGGCGACCGGAACGCGCTCCGCACGTGCTGACCAACTCCTGGGGCTGCCCCGAGCTGGAAGGCTGCGACCTGAGTTCGCTGCGACCGGCCACCGAGGCGCTGGCCGCCGCCGGGCTGATGATGGTGGCCGCCGCCGGCAACACCGGCCCGTTCTGCAGCTCGGTCGACGACCCGCCGGCCCCGTACACCGATGTGCTGACCGTCGGCGCGGTGGACGCCGACCGGGAGGTCACCGACTTCTCCAGCCGGGGCCCGGCGCCGGACGGCACCGTCAAACCGGACCTGGTGGCACCGGGCGCCGACGTGCTGTCGGCGATGCCCGGCGGCGGGTACGCGGCGCTGGACGGTACGTCGATGGCGACCCCGCAGGTGGCCGGGGTGGTGGCGCTGCTTTGGTCGGCGCGACCGGAGCTGATCGGTGATCTGGACGGCACGGCGCGGATCCTGCGGCAGACCGCCGCCGAGGCCGGCACCGGGGGCGGTGACACCTGCGGCGATCCGGCGAACCTGACCGGCGCCGGCCTGGTCGACGCCTACGCCGCGGTGCGGGCGGCGCAGGCCGCCGGTTAGCCTCGGCGCACTGATATTTTCCGCTGTCCGCGCCTGGCTGTCTGCCGCCGTCAGGCGCGATGGCCACCTGCTGCGTGCTCGCCCGCCGGCTGCACAGAGTCGCGGGGACCCCACCGGGGCCCGACAGATACGTACATGGGGCAGTCGCATCGCCGGGCGCCGGCTAGCGGAACTGACTCTGGTAGCGCAGCCAGCCCTCGTCGAGGAGCCGGAACCCTGCGTCGATGACGGACTCCGGGTTGGCTGCCCGGGTCGCGCTCAGCTGTATCTGCAGGGCGAAGCGGACGTAGAAGCGGATCTCGTCGCTGGGCTCGGCGAGCCCGAACTCCGTGGTGATCGCGGCGATCAACGCGTCTTCGTGGCGGAACCACATGCGTTCGGCGTACTCGACGAGGGCGGGTGTCTGTTCCATGAGGACGAGGAGCGACCGTGCGGGTTCGGATCCGAGCGCGGTGATCTCCGCGAGGTAGTGCGCCTTGAGCGCGGCGGAGATCGAGGTCCCCGGCGGCCGGTCAGCCACTGCCGCGACGAGCCGGTCGTGTCGCAGGTCCTCGTCACCGAACGCGAGGGCCTCCTTGTGCGGGAAGTGTGTGAAGACGGTGGTTGGCGACACATCCGCCCGGTCGGCGATTTCGCGGACGCTCACCGCGTCGAACCCTCGTTCCAGGAACAGTTCGTGGGCGGCCTGCACGATCGATGCCCGGGTCGCTGCCTTCTTCCGCTCCCGTCGCCCGGTTCGCTGCCCCTCGCTCATGCCGACAGAGTACTGGACCTGTTCGCTAGATGCATTGACTCCATAACTGATCTTGATACAGTATTGGAGTCACACCGGAGATTGACCGACGGGACCGACACATGCGGCGGGAAGCCGGGAGAGAAGGAACCTTGAACGTGACCCCCGTCCGGGTGGACGCTCGGCAGAGGCAAAACTCCGCTGCCGGCATCGTGCTCATCGCCGGAGGGCTGGCTTTCTTCATCGCCGAGCTCATCGCCGCGGCGGCATGGACGGATCCCCCCTACAGCTACACCTACCACTACATCAGCAACCTCGGAGTGCACGGCCCCACGGAGGGATTCGGGCAGCTCATGCACTCGCCGCTGGCCTGGGTCATGAACACCGGATTCTTCCTGTTCGGGATCGTCCTGTTCTGCGGCACCGCCATGCTCCCAGGCATGCACGGCCTGCGCGGCTGGACAGTGCGCGCGGTGGCCTTCCTGATGGCCGCCGGCGGCGTCCTGCTGGCCTTCTTCCCAGGAACCGGCGAGACACCCGACAGCGGTGCCATCGACTTTCACTCGGTGGGCGCCCTGCTCGGCATCGTCAGCGGTAACGTACTGATCATCATCCTCGGGCGAGCGCACCGACAGGCCGGAATCGCTGCCGCCACCGGCCGGGCCATGACCGTCCTCGGCGTCTTCGGTCTTCTGTCGCTGGTCGGCTTCCTGGCCATCGCCGGCTCATCGGCCAGCCTGATCGGCCTGGTCGAACGCTGCGCGGTCTATCCCCTGCTGGTCGGATTCATCTGCGCCGGCAAGTCCATCAAGGATGGCAACGGGCGGTCGCCGGCTGGCCACGCGTGAAACGGCGGCGACTCGAACCCGCGACAGACACCCACGGGCGGAAGATCAGACGCGCGCTCATCGGCACGACAAGGCGCCGGGTCCGACGGGGTTTCGGAACCTCCGCGCGACCAGCACCCCGCCAAGAAGGGCACCAAGCCCCGCCGCACGGGTCGAAGCGCAAGTCAAATTAGGGTGGGCGGTCGTGGAACAGGAGTTCGCCATCGAGGAACTGTCCGAGCGGCACCGGCCGGCCGTCGTGGCGCTCTGCCGCGCCGCGCTCGATCTGCCGGAAGACGCCGCCGAGGCGGAGCAGATCGTCACCAGACTGCACGGGCCGGTCGTCCCCGATCATCCGTCGGGGGTGGGGCCGCGGCAGACGATCGGTCTGGTCGCCGTCGTCGACGAAACGGTACGCGGGGTCGTGCTCGGCTCGGTCGCGCACCGGGACCCGTCGGTCGGTCACGTGGACCTGATCGCGGTGGATCCGCAGTGGCGTCGACAGGGTCTGGGGCGGGCGTTGCTCGGCCGGGCGGAAAGCGCGCTGGCGGCCCGGGGCGCCGGTGAGGTGCTGTTGGCCGGCAATCCGCCGTACTACGCCTGGCCGGGGGTGGACGTGCGCTACACGCCGGCGGTCTGCCTGGCGATGGCGCTCGGCTACCTGCAGGACCGGACCGCGTGGAACATGACGGCCGACCTGGCGTCCGCCGGGTCCCCGGCGTTGCGGGACACCGCCGACGCGCAGCGCCGCCTGGCGCAGGCCGGGATCACCGTACGGCGGGCCGACGGCGACGACGTCGCGGCGCTGGTGGCGTTCACCCAGGCGACGTTCGGCGACGCGTGGGCGGCCGAAGTGGCGCATTCGGTGGGCCGGCCCGACGCCGGCTGCCACCTGGCGGTCCGTACCGGCGATCCGGGTGAGGTGCTGGGCTTCGCGGCGTACGGGTCGTCGCGGCCGAGCTGGTTCGGGCCGATGGGTACGGCCCCGACCGCGCAGGGGCTCGGTATCGGGGCGATCCTGTTGCGGCGCTGTCTGCGGGACCTGGCGGAGGCCGGCCATCAGCGGGTCGAGATCGGCTGGGTGGGCCCGGTGCCGTTCTACGCCTCGGCGGCGGGTGCCCGCATCGAGCGGGTCTTCTTCTTGTATCGCAAGCAGCTCTGACCGGCCTCGAACAGCTCACCGGCCTCGCGTATGCCGCAGGGGCGGTCACCGGCGAACCGGTGACCGCCCCTGCGGTCCGTACTCGTGTCGCGCGTCGCGTTGACGCGCGGCGCGGACGATCGAGCTGGACTCAGAAGTCCATCTCGCCGCCGCCGGGCGCGCCGGCCGGGGCCGGGGTCTTCTCCGGCTTGTCCGCCACCACGGCCTCGGTGGTCAGGAACAGCGCCGCGATCGACGAGGCGTTCTGCAGCGCCGACCGGGTCACCTTGGCCGGGTCGATGATGCCCGCCTGCAGCAGGTCCACGTAGTCGCCGTTGGCGGCGTTGAGGCCGTGGCCGGCCTCCAGGTTGCGGACCTTCTCCACCACGACGCCGCCTTCGAGGCCGGCGTTGACGGCGATCTGCCGCAGCGGGGCGTCCAGCGCGATCTTCACGATCTGCGCGCCGGTCGCCTCGTCGCCGACCAGGTCGAGCTTGTCGAAGGCGGTCTTGCCGGCCTGCACCAGGGCAACGCCACCACCGGGGACGATGCCCTCCTCGACGGCCGCCTTGGCGTTGCGCACCGCGTCCTCGATGCGGTGCTTGCGCTCCTTGAGCTCCACCTCGGTGGCCGCTCCGACCTTGATCACCGCGACGCCGCCGGCCAGCTTGGCCAGCCGCTCCTGCAGCTTCTCGCGGTCGTAGTCGGAGTCGCTCTTCTCGATCTCGGCCCGGATCTGGTTGACCCGGCCCTGGATCTGCTCGGCGTCGCCGGCACCGTCGA is a window from the Solwaraspora sp. WMMD792 genome containing:
- a CDS encoding DUF998 domain-containing protein, translating into MTPVRVDARQRQNSAAGIVLIAGGLAFFIAELIAAAAWTDPPYSYTYHYISNLGVHGPTEGFGQLMHSPLAWVMNTGFFLFGIVLFCGTAMLPGMHGLRGWTVRAVAFLMAAGGVLLAFFPGTGETPDSGAIDFHSVGALLGIVSGNVLIIILGRAHRQAGIAAATGRAMTVLGVFGLLSLVGFLAIAGSSASLIGLVERCAVYPLLVGFICAGKSIKDGNGRSPAGHA
- a CDS encoding TetR/AcrR family transcriptional regulator encodes the protein MSEGQRTGRRERKKAATRASIVQAAHELFLERGFDAVSVREIADRADVSPTTVFTHFPHKEALAFGDEDLRHDRLVAAVADRPPGTSISAALKAHYLAEITALGSEPARSLLVLMEQTPALVEYAERMWFRHEDALIAAITTEFGLAEPSDEIRFYVRFALQIQLSATRAANPESVIDAGFRLLDEGWLRYQSQFR
- a CDS encoding S8 family serine peptidase, with the protein product MQPPAAGPPPASVWPTVAAVAIAIWSVGVTVFAQTGGWLTDQVLLASGLPTPAVVWPLIAFGNALLVGVPTMLLALVPRSPAVRATGRAWLVAAFALAGFGLLRAVPTVHHELYLAALTALAAGGAAGLRALRRRAEPSEAEPAQAEPAQAEPAQAEPAQPGQAEPGQVQSAQAEPGPVQQGKADRTAAVLIAVAAGLVMLLPWLWVGALGGAVETALAVAAAAAIGWYAAELLPRRFWTAIGAGPQGRSAVRTILLGGTVAGVGLLLLAAGVGQPGGQLAAILVLPPIGYAAAAIGWAADRSSAPVGVLAGLSVAGPLALLDPEEVSLLLAIGRDLPFWAAVGAGVGLALALALGLGLGFGLGWRRAGRPPRLAGRPLRSVAAATVAALAVAGGAVHLAVGQPGLHGERLFVMLREQADLSDVPRGTGPQARDERVRTVFQRLVDTAEASQADLRDDLDRWGLSYTPYYLVNAIEVDAGPALRPWLTRRDDVDRVLISQQLRPLPATVEPERGEQPAPRTPPWNITMLGAERVWTELGVDGAGIVVGASDSGVDGEHPALADGFRGGDDSWFDPWNGTGTPTDNNGHGTHTLGSAVGDTSIGVAPGASWVGCVNLDRNLGNPARYLDCLQFMLAPFPTGGDPFADGRPERAPHVLTNSWGCPELEGCDLSSLRPATEALAAAGLMMVAAAGNTGPFCSSVDDPPAPYTDVLTVGAVDADREVTDFSSRGPAPDGTVKPDLVAPGADVLSAMPGGGYAALDGTSMATPQVAGVVALLWSARPELIGDLDGTARILRQTAAEAGTGGGDTCGDPANLTGAGLVDAYAAVRAAQAAG
- a CDS encoding GNAT family N-acetyltransferase; amino-acid sequence: MEQEFAIEELSERHRPAVVALCRAALDLPEDAAEAEQIVTRLHGPVVPDHPSGVGPRQTIGLVAVVDETVRGVVLGSVAHRDPSVGHVDLIAVDPQWRRQGLGRALLGRAESALAARGAGEVLLAGNPPYYAWPGVDVRYTPAVCLAMALGYLQDRTAWNMTADLASAGSPALRDTADAQRRLAQAGITVRRADGDDVAALVAFTQATFGDAWAAEVAHSVGRPDAGCHLAVRTGDPGEVLGFAAYGSSRPSWFGPMGTAPTAQGLGIGAILLRRCLRDLAEAGHQRVEIGWVGPVPFYASAAGARIERVFFLYRKQL